A region of Procambarus clarkii isolate CNS0578487 chromosome 22, FALCON_Pclarkii_2.0, whole genome shotgun sequence DNA encodes the following proteins:
- the LOC138367588 gene encoding uncharacterized protein DDB_G0290587-like, which produces MSEALRVTLRCVGQVHTVVKARATRYITCAKYVSSDDCVRSDDPTATLADPTATPDDPTTATAATTAATTVTTAIPVNRVDTISATTTIAGITATTTPALPEDTTDNPSPLIMTSLDELESARASNAETPGLDADDAVTTQAPVVAEGRAVSAPGLVTMVTHTYTSTIFTTTISSVVSSLTFSYLGCSAPTVSSSFPVCKLTKSTTVAELV; this is translated from the exons ATGAGCGAGGCGCTGAGAGTGACCCTGAGGTGTGTTGGACAGGTACACACCGTGGTCAAGGCCAGGGCCACGAGGTACATCACCTGTGCCAAGTACGTCAGTAGCGACGACTGTGTGAGGAGCGACGACCCCACCGCCACCCTCGCCGACCCCACCGCCACCCCGGACgaccccaccaccgccaccgccgccaccaccgccgccaccactgtcaccaccgccATCCCCGTCAATAGGGTTGACACCATAAGTGCCACTACCACCATCGCCGGGATTACTGCCACCACTACCCCCGCCCTCCCTGAGGACACCACAGATAATCCCTCGCCATTAATCAT GACTTCCCTAGACGAGCTGGAGTCGGCCAGAGCCTCGAACGCCGAGACGCCCGGCTTGGACGCCGACGACGCCGTCACCACGCAGG CTCCTGTGGTGGCTGAGGGGAGGGCGGTGAGTGCCCCCGGCCTGGTGACGATGgtgacccacacctacaccagcaccatcttcacaaccaccATCTCCTCCGTCGTCAGCTCCCTCACCTTCTCCTACCTCGGCTGCTCCGCGCCCACAGTCTCCTCAAGCTTCCCCGTCTGTAAGCTGACCAAGTCCACCACCGTCGCGGAACTGGTGTGA